Proteins encoded together in one Triticum dicoccoides isolate Atlit2015 ecotype Zavitan chromosome 7B, WEW_v2.0, whole genome shotgun sequence window:
- the LOC119338183 gene encoding uncharacterized protein LOC119338183: MTRHTTCQSTLGKPDPARILHHPPLSGDHQPACGWGAILQIEEASNFRWRRPEPASGRAMVARRRHAPSRSAPPERWSEGHFLQGSGEHPHPDPICSSVPESSQSSPEPFKYAAPGRSKTELPTVREHNTPNPAAHHPVKGDLL, translated from the exons ATGACGCGCCACACCACATGCCAGAGCACCTTGGGGAAGCCCGATCCGGCGAGGATCCTTCACCACCCTCCACTCTCCGGCGACCACCAGCCCGCGTGCGGATGGGGTGCTATCCTGCAGATCGAGGAGGCGTCGAACTTCAGATGGAGGAGGCCAGAACCTGCATCTGGCCGCGCCATGGTTGCGCGTCGCCGGCATGCTCCGTCACGCTCGGCACCTCCTGAGCGTTGGAGTGAAG GGCATTTTCTTCAGGGCAGTGGAGAGCACCCTCACCCTGATCCGATCTGCAGCAGCGTCCCCGAGTCCTCCCAAAGCAGCCCTGAGCCGTTCAAGTATGCAGCCCCGGGCCGTTCAAAGACGGAGCTGCCGACCGTTCGTGAACACAACACCCCGAATCCTGCTGCCCACCATCCTGTAAAGGGAGACTTATTGTGA